In Sporichthya polymorpha DSM 43042, a genomic segment contains:
- a CDS encoding cytochrome P450: MTVTAPSTPEAKEPLVVSTFAEAKEVYRAKDLRQALYDEGEVVMGDVLVNLHGAEHRARRRAENKMFRREVFERYERELFPQVIERTLAPYVEAGRVDLVKLGHELLLNLAALTAGVDRPKGTAEETHHLYSYMMLFIEGATLAHSTGDKDEQRKCIYAGLLDWDRDFLAPSVERRRALLERKAAGEDVELPRDVLTTLLENWDELELTHEVLRREIAFFLLAGAHTTATAFVRSIDHILSWVEKHPEDLEVIRTDQLFVQRCIHETVRLNPSSPIGKRRALAPVSLSSGEVNEGDFVILDLQNINRDPEVFGEDAAEFNPRRPLPPGVAPFGLSFGGGMHVCIGQDLAAGVVPRADFDADNHLFGLLTGSIQAVLTAGVRRDPENPPERDKNTLRPYWGSYPVLLGDAAPDESA; the protein is encoded by the coding sequence ATGACCGTCACCGCTCCGTCCACGCCCGAGGCCAAAGAGCCGCTGGTGGTGAGCACGTTCGCCGAGGCGAAGGAGGTCTACCGCGCCAAGGACCTGCGGCAGGCGCTCTACGACGAGGGCGAGGTCGTCATGGGCGACGTCCTCGTCAACCTCCACGGCGCCGAGCACCGCGCGCGCCGTCGCGCGGAGAACAAGATGTTCCGGCGCGAGGTCTTCGAGCGCTACGAGCGCGAGCTATTCCCGCAGGTCATCGAGCGCACCCTCGCCCCGTACGTCGAGGCCGGGCGCGTCGACCTGGTGAAGCTCGGTCACGAGCTCCTGCTGAACCTCGCCGCCCTGACCGCCGGCGTCGACCGGCCGAAGGGCACGGCCGAGGAGACGCACCACCTCTACAGCTACATGATGCTGTTCATCGAGGGCGCGACGCTGGCGCACTCGACCGGTGACAAGGACGAGCAGCGCAAGTGCATCTACGCCGGCCTGCTCGACTGGGACCGCGACTTCCTCGCGCCCTCGGTCGAGCGCCGGCGCGCACTGCTCGAGCGCAAGGCCGCGGGTGAGGACGTCGAACTCCCGCGCGACGTGCTCACGACGCTGCTGGAGAACTGGGACGAGCTCGAGCTCACGCACGAGGTGCTCCGCCGCGAGATCGCGTTCTTCCTCCTCGCCGGCGCCCACACGACCGCAACCGCGTTCGTGCGCTCGATCGACCACATCCTGAGCTGGGTCGAGAAGCACCCCGAGGACCTCGAGGTCATCCGGACCGACCAGCTGTTCGTGCAGCGCTGCATCCACGAGACCGTGCGGCTGAACCCGTCGAGCCCGATCGGCAAGCGCCGCGCGCTGGCACCGGTGTCGCTGTCCTCCGGCGAGGTGAACGAGGGCGACTTCGTCATCCTCGACCTGCAGAACATCAACCGCGACCCCGAGGTGTTCGGCGAGGACGCGGCCGAGTTCAACCCGCGCCGGCCGCTGCCTCCGGGCGTCGCGCCGTTCGGTCTGAGCTTCGGCGGCGGCATGCACGTGTGCATCGGCCAGGACCTCGCCGCCGGCGTCGTCCCCCGCGCGGACTTCGACGCCGACAACCACCTGTTCGGTCTGCTGACCGGCTCGATCCAGGCCGTGCTCACCGCGGGCGTCCGCCGCGACCCGGAGAACCCGCCGGAGCGCGACAAGAACACCCTGCGCCCGTACTGGGGCAGCTACCCGGTGCTGCTCGGCGACGCCGCGCCGGACGAGTCGGCGTGA
- a CDS encoding Dabb family protein — MSGFRHVVMFRWQPESTTEQREAAISALARLKDEVADLGRLSVGLDAGLAEGNADVVVVGDFPNSEAYLAYQSDPRHTKVVTEYLRPIIAERVALQYEL; from the coding sequence GTGAGCGGGTTCCGGCACGTCGTGATGTTCCGGTGGCAGCCGGAGTCGACGACGGAGCAGCGCGAGGCGGCGATCTCCGCCCTCGCCCGCCTGAAGGACGAGGTCGCGGACCTCGGCCGCCTGTCCGTCGGGCTCGACGCCGGGCTGGCCGAGGGCAACGCGGACGTCGTCGTGGTCGGCGACTTCCCGAACTCCGAGGCCTACCTGGCGTACCAGTCGGACCCGCGGCACACCAAGGTCGTCACCGAGTACCTCCGCCCGATCATCGCGGAGCGCGTGGCGCTGCAGTACGAGCTCTGA
- a CDS encoding Lrp/AsnC family transcriptional regulator: protein MSVDDLDRALLLELLERPRAGLREYARVLGVARGTVAARFLRLQETGVISDLAPQVSTRALGYPVAAFVQLDLAQGHLDSVVEALTEIGEVIEAHTVTGDGDLLCQVVARDTPELEHVVQRIIAIPGVVRTRSQVALTQRIPRRVLPLVRQAAGKGAARGSVRARTAAPRAPR from the coding sequence ATGTCCGTCGACGACCTCGACCGCGCCCTGCTGCTGGAACTGCTGGAGCGCCCCCGCGCCGGGCTGCGCGAGTACGCGCGGGTGCTGGGCGTCGCGCGCGGCACGGTGGCCGCACGGTTCCTGCGGCTGCAGGAGACCGGGGTGATTTCCGACCTGGCGCCGCAGGTCTCCACGCGCGCGCTCGGCTACCCCGTCGCGGCGTTCGTGCAGCTCGACCTGGCGCAGGGTCACCTCGACTCGGTGGTCGAGGCGCTCACCGAGATCGGTGAGGTCATCGAGGCGCACACCGTCACCGGGGACGGCGATCTGCTCTGCCAGGTCGTCGCGCGCGACACCCCGGAGCTCGAGCACGTGGTGCAGCGCATCATCGCGATCCCGGGCGTCGTGCGGACGCGCTCGCAGGTCGCGCTGACCCAGCGCATCCCACGGCGGGTCCTGCCGCTGGTGCGGCAGGCCGCCGGCAAGGGCGCAGCGCGGGGGAGCGTCAGAGCTCGTACTGCAGCGCCACGCGCTCCGCGATGA